In Lolium rigidum isolate FL_2022 chromosome 3, APGP_CSIRO_Lrig_0.1, whole genome shotgun sequence, the genomic window cgtcgtgtcggagggcgtgtcggaatcgatatcgtgcagatttcggcgggttcgctgggatcctcgtgGTACCGGTCCCGGGGCGTCACAAATGGTCGACGACCCAGACTGATTGTGTGGTTGCATTGGCGGCTCTAAAGGAACCAATGAAGAATAGGTTCCAGTATAGCCATCTGATCGATGAAGTGAAGGCTTTTACGAGTCTTTGAGATTTTAGCCTCATGAAAATTTTACGTGAACAAAATATGATTGCAAATTGTTTGGCTAGTAAAGGTAGACCTGGAGGTAGTACCACTTGTTGCTACACcaaattcctatgaatcaaacgtgCCCTAAATTTGTATGGTTTTTAAGGGATCTGATCGGCGAACGAAATCGAACAAAAAAACTGTATAAAAAAggcggttagagcatctccaccgttgCGCCCGATAGCCGCTCTGATAGCGTTTTGGGGGGAGGGGGTAGTGAAAATAGGCTCACACCGGCACGCTCCAAATAGCGTCGgcgctttttcgagcccaatagaagtgcCGACAATCAcgtgccggccccttggcgaAGGGCGTGAATCGAGCGTGCCGAAGCCTCGCGGCACGATAGTTTTCGTGGTTGGGACACCTTGTgagcgagaggacgcgacggttcgcatcaaaaacgacgcgggaaggttggtcgtcgacgttaatggcctcccgtgcggaaacccaagcgatgacgagggcggcgactggccTCGCGGtgtccacctaccttacccacgcgtcttaaatgcgcgtccgccgcctcccttaaaacccaCCGGCGCGCACTTATCTTCTTCCCCGCCTTCCAACCCCAGCCGTCGCCATCGCAACCGCCGAGTAAATATCCCATGCACCCACCgacgatggcgcacaacgacgaGGCCAGCGGCAGCGGCGTGCTCCGCTCGTTGCAGCTCAACCTCGACGAGGCCGATGTACTGTAATTGTCACCGCATCCCTGTGCCAGTACAATACAAACTGCCGCAGGGCTGTCACATCTCCAACACCGGCTTCACCGTGCCACCGTCGCCATCGGTAGGACCACAGACGCGAGCCTTCGCGAGGGAATGGCGGAACCTGATGATGCCGGCGGAGAGGAACTTGCCGGACAACGCGGTCGATAGCCCGGCTTGGCAGCGGCGTTTCAAAGAtgagcgcgccgtcgagctcgcgcgtCCGCATCAACACCGTcggccgccgtgcctggtggCACGGCCGCGAGGTCAACACCACACTGCGCCAGTACAACTTCCGCCAGCGCGTCCACGGCGACCCGCCGCGCGACCCACTGTACTTCCCGCAGGCGGCGTGCATGGCGTCGGCAGTGCCGACTCTGCAGAGGGCGCCGGAAaggaccgcggcgtccggaagcTCGTGCACCGGATTGTCATCAGCCGTCGTCCGCACGCACTCGGCCGCGCCTCCTTCCGGATGCGTCGTCATCCACGACGGGGCGAGGCGCGCGTCCTCTGCTCTGGCCCGTTAGACGACGGGGTCGGGCCACCGCCGTTGccccaaggaggaggacgccgcagCCTCGCCACCACTTCTGCCGGTGAAGAAGAAGCAATGGTGGGAGATGGAggcggaggcgcaggcggccctccgtggcggcgacgacccGGGGGAGTTCCATCGACGGTCGCTCCATTGACGAGGACTACCGGCAGATCGCGATGGACCCACGGCTGGCGGCGGTGTGGACTACCAGCAGATCGTGATGGACCCGCAATAGAGGATGGCGACGACGGCAACAAactggacttcagcgccttcgacttACGGCGCCGCtagatttttttagtttttagtttaaattcaagTTATTTTTGTATAGATttcgtatgaatatcgttttaaaattttcattttaaGTTAGATGTCGGTGTAGAAAAGAAATATCTCCAAATAAAGAATGATCTGTCGACGCAACTTATAGTGCAGTACCGGCGTCCCTTCGGGCGGCTATTTGTGTCACTCGTGGAGATTATCTTATTTTACACTTTTTGACGATTTAAATCTGGTAGAGACTAGAGAGTAGAGACCCGGAGCGGAAGACACTCACGCCGATACGGAACTCTTCCCAATCTCACGCCGATACGGAACTCTTCCCAATCCCAGCTCGGAAAGATTCTGTGGAGAGAGAGGAGCAGAATGCAGGACGCATGCTCCAGGTACGAACTCTTCCCAATCTCTCTGCCAAAATGCATGATACTCCTCACCATTACGCTACGCAGACCTCCAAATCGAATCCAAATTTTCCCCACCCACTTCCGCCTTCCTCCCACCAGCACCAGCCGTTCCTCGTCGCCGGCGCGCTCCAGCATTCACGGCCGCTGCAGGAAGGACGGAGAGCTCTGCGGAGTCttccgtcgtcgtcctccaccaggGCGAGGGCCGGTGGTTTGTGGCTGCCGCCCGCATTCACCGCCGCTAGAGGAGGGAGCGCGACCTCCTAtcctaggcggcggcggcggcggcaatgcCACGCTTCCGACCCCGCTCCCCTTCTTTCCACGACCCCGTCCCCTCACCCGGCTATCAGCTGCTCAACGAATTCAAGGATCGTCTGGGCTCGGAGACGCTCAGTCCGGAGCTTGCGCACCAACTGTTCGGCAAATTGCTTCGTCAACCCGTCAAGGTTCCAGCACGCGCGTTCGACGGCTTTTTCGCCGCCCTCGCGCGTGCCCCGCCCTCCATCGCCTGCCCCGATGGCCCTGCCCTTGCCATCGCCCTCTTCAAACAAATGGCCCGAGCAGGCCAACGTCCGGTGACGGCACCCACCATTTACACATACAGCATACTGATTGATTGCTGCCACCGTGCGCGCCGCCCGGACCTAGGGCCTGCCTTCTTCGGCCACCTCCTCAAGACAGGTATCAGGGAGGATGTCATCACTTTCAACAATTTATTGAAGTGCCTCTGTGACATGAAGCGAACGGAGGAGGCTCTGGACGTGCTGCTCCACAGGATGCCCGGCGACCTTCCTAATGTCATCACCAGACGTGGCCACTCTCCCGATGTGGTTTCATACAACACGGTAATTGATGGCTTCTTGAAAGAGGGTGAAATAAGCAAAGCTTTGGATCTATTCCATGAAATGATACAGCAGGGGGTTGTGCCTAATGTGGTGACATATAGTTCCATTATTGATGGGCACTGCAAAGCAAGAGCAATGGACAAGGCAGAGGGGGTCCTTCGGCAAATGGTCGATAATGGTGTTCGGCCGGATACCGTGACATATAATAGCCTGATCCATGGATATTCCACTTCGGGCCAGTTGGAAGAAGTCGCTAGGTTGTTGGAAGAAATGAGAACTCAAGGTATCATGTGGGACGTTTTTACTTGCAACTCATTCATGGACTATCTTTGCAAGGCCGGAAGAATCAAAGAAGCTGCAGAATTATTTTATTCCATGGCTGAAAAGGACCATAAACCCGATGTTGTCTCATACAGCACGCTTATTGATGGCTTCTTGAAGGAGGGTGAAATAGGCAAAGCTTTGGATCTATTCCGTGAAATGATACAGCAGGGGGTTGTGCCTAATGTGGCGACATATAACTCCATTATTGATGGGCAGTGCAAAGCAAGAGCAATGGACAAGGCAGAGGGGGTCCTTCGGCAAATGGTTGATAATGGTGTTCGGCCGGATACGGTGACATATAACAGCCTGATCCATGGATATTCCACTTCGGGCCAGTTGGAAGAAGTCGCTAGGTTGTTGGAAGAAATGAAAACTCAAGGTATCATGTGGGACGTTTTTACTTGCAACTCATTCATGTACTATCTTTGCAAGACCAGAAGAATCAAAGAAGCTGCAGAATTATTTTATTCCATGGCTGAGAAGGGCC contains:
- the LOC124698899 gene encoding protein Rf1, mitochondrial-like isoform X1, whose protein sequence is MARAGQRPVTAPTIYTYSILIDCCHRARRPDLGPAFFGHLLKTGIREDVITFNNLLKCLCDMKRTEEALDVLLHRMPGDLPNVITRRGHSPDVVSYNTVIDGFLKEGEISKALDLFHEMIQQGVVPNVVTYSSIIDGHCKARAMDKAEGVLRQMVDNGVRPDTVTYNSLIHGYSTSGQLEEVARLLEEMRTQGIMWDVFTCNSFMDYLCKAGRIKEAAELFYSMAEKDHKPDVVSYSTLIDGFLKEGEIGKALDLFREMIQQGVVPNVATYNSIIDGQCKARAMDKAEGVLRQMVDNGVRPDTVTYNSLIHGYSTSGQLEEVARLLEEMKTQGIMWDVFTCNSFMYYLCKTRRIKEAAELFYSMAEKGHKPDAVSYGIMLHGYATEGSLVDMNDFREQMVRDGVVPSLSVYNILIGAYAKCGKMDTAMLVFEDMLKHGVNPDQITYLIVIAAFCRMGRMDDAMDKFSEMIDMGVPHDTDVYECMIKGYFRQGDLVKANELFTEMKNKGIRRRSQKGSGRTHYV
- the LOC124698899 gene encoding protein Rf1, mitochondrial-like isoform X2 — protein: MARAGQRPVTAPTIYTYSILIDCCHRARRPDLGPAFFGHLLKTGIREDVITFNNLLKCLCDMKRTEEALDVLLHRMPGDLPNVITRRGHSPDVVSYNTVIDGFLKEGEISKALDLFHEMIQQGVVPNVVTYSSIIDGHCKARAMDKAEGVLRQMVDNGVRPDTVTYNSIIDGQCKARAMDKAEGVLRQMVDNGVRPDTVTYNSLIHGYSTSGQLEEVARLLEEMKTQGIMWDVFTCNSFMYYLCKTRRIKEAAELFYSMAEKGHKPDAVSYGIMLHGYATEGSLVDMNDFREQMVRDGVVPSLSVYNILIGAYAKCGKMDTAMLVFEDMLKHGVNPDQITYLIVIAAFCRMGRMDDAMDKFSEMIDMGVPHDTDVYECMIKGYFRQGDLVKANELFTEMKNKGIRRRSQKGSGRTHYV